Proteins from a genomic interval of Caldicellulosiruptor diazotrophicus:
- a CDS encoding sialate O-acetylesterase, with protein sequence MSLRLPYLISDGMVLQRNKQVNIWGWAEPGELVTVNFLGKSYTAVADHLGKWKVTLPSMDAGGPYFMEIKCQHYAVTIKDILIGDVWVCSGQSNMVLPMERVIDLYPEEFDDCNIPLIRQFTVPDRYNFKGPQEELEGGSWDVLSKETLLKFSAVGYFFAKAIYKKYNVPIGLIKACVGGTPIEAWMSNDIVYKFIENPDEFEKLKDDSYIESVSKEQETKIKAWFDYLDTHDIGLNSKPSFFDENCSTSDWKIVTIPATWKEMGLGSTIGVVWFRKEIDIPSCMAANPAKLYLGTIVDSDFTYVNGKLVGSTSYRYPPRKYNIPAGLLKEGKNTIVVRVISNDGNGEFVKGKEYKIFIGDFKIDLKGQWLCKVGVKSPEPLPPQTFWQYKPTGLYNGMIAPLLNYNIKGIIWYQGESNTDRPEGYCKKLCDLVEDWRKKWGDSSLPFLYVQLANFMEAKPQPCESNWARLREEQRRALLHLDNVGMAVAIDLGEWNDLHPSNKKDVGERLALLAQKVAYGEKDLVASGPLYRSMKIEGNKIILEFSELGSGLVAKEGGMLKHFAIAGKDKKFVWANAIIKDNKVVVWHDSIQNPVYVRYAWADNPEGANLYNKEGLPASPFTTEDEI encoded by the coding sequence ATGTCGTTGAGGCTGCCTTATTTAATTAGCGACGGTATGGTGCTTCAAAGAAACAAACAAGTAAATATCTGGGGCTGGGCTGAACCAGGCGAGCTGGTAACAGTAAATTTCCTGGGAAAGTCATACACGGCAGTAGCTGATCACTTGGGAAAATGGAAAGTTACTTTGCCATCCATGGATGCTGGCGGTCCATACTTTATGGAAATCAAATGCCAACATTATGCCGTTACAATCAAAGACATTCTCATTGGAGATGTGTGGGTATGCTCCGGACAGTCTAATATGGTTTTGCCGATGGAAAGAGTCATCGATTTATATCCTGAAGAGTTTGATGACTGCAATATTCCGCTTATCAGGCAGTTTACCGTCCCCGATAGATATAACTTTAAAGGACCTCAAGAAGAGTTAGAAGGTGGTTCATGGGATGTTCTCAGCAAAGAAACACTTCTTAAGTTTTCAGCTGTTGGATATTTTTTTGCAAAAGCGATCTATAAAAAATACAATGTGCCCATTGGATTGATTAAAGCATGTGTCGGTGGAACACCAATTGAAGCATGGATGAGTAATGATATAGTCTATAAATTCATTGAAAACCCTGATGAATTTGAAAAACTTAAAGATGACAGTTACATAGAGTCTGTATCAAAAGAACAGGAAACTAAAATAAAGGCATGGTTTGATTATTTAGATACCCACGATATCGGTCTTAATAGCAAACCTTCATTTTTTGATGAAAATTGTTCCACATCTGACTGGAAAATTGTAACAATACCAGCTACATGGAAAGAGATGGGCCTTGGTTCAACAATAGGTGTTGTGTGGTTCAGAAAAGAAATAGACATACCTTCTTGCATGGCAGCAAATCCAGCAAAATTATATCTTGGAACAATAGTTGATAGTGACTTTACATATGTCAACGGAAAGCTTGTTGGGTCAACTTCATACCGATATCCGCCAAGAAAGTATAATATACCTGCTGGTCTTCTAAAAGAAGGAAAAAATACAATTGTTGTAAGAGTAATAAGCAACGATGGAAATGGAGAGTTTGTAAAAGGGAAGGAATACAAGATATTTATAGGAGATTTCAAGATTGACCTAAAAGGCCAGTGGCTGTGCAAGGTGGGTGTTAAAAGCCCAGAACCTCTGCCACCACAAACTTTTTGGCAGTACAAACCTACAGGTCTTTATAACGGAATGATTGCACCATTATTAAATTACAATATAAAAGGTATAATATGGTATCAAGGTGAATCCAATACAGACAGGCCTGAGGGTTACTGTAAAAAACTGTGTGATCTTGTTGAAGATTGGAGAAAGAAATGGGGTGATAGCAGTCTACCTTTTCTATACGTACAGCTTGCAAACTTTATGGAAGCAAAGCCGCAGCCTTGTGAGAGCAACTGGGCAAGGTTGAGGGAAGAACAAAGAAGAGCACTTTTGCATCTTGACAATGTGGGAATGGCAGTTGCAATTGACCTTGGTGAGTGGAACGACCTTCACCCATCGAATAAAAAAGATGTGGGTGAAAGGCTTGCTCTTCTTGCGCAAAAAGTTGCATACGGTGAAAAGGATTTGGTTGCATCTGGACCTTTATACAGGTCTATGAAAATTGAAGGAAATAAAATTATTTTGGAGTTTTCAGAACTTGGGAGCGGACTTGTTGCAAAAGAAGGAGGAATGCTAAAACATTTTGCAATTGCCGGAAAAGATAAGAAATTTGTATGGGCAAATGCTATCATAAAAGATAACAAAGTGGTTGTGTGGCACGACAGTATTCAAAACCCAGTTTATGTGCGGTACGCTTGGGCTGATAATCCAGAAGGTGCAAATCTTTACAACAAAGAGGGCTTGCCAGCATCTCCTTTTACAACCGAAGATGAGATTTAA
- a CDS encoding polysaccharide deacetylase family protein, protein MNVSYLFPGGRSKALTMSYDDGQVYDRKLVSIFNEYGIKGTFFLNSANLGKDIFVLPDEVSQLYKGHEVAIHTKTHPFLDSIPLERIIEEIIEDRKYLELLVGSPVKGMSYPYGVYNEEVIKIIPSLGIEYSRTVNSTYNFNMPANFIVWNPTCHHKQNLLEITKRFLEIENKNQLQLLYVWGHSFEFERENNWKLIEEFCKMVSKTNSIWFATNIEIVRYIKALRMLEFSVKRDIVYNPSAISVWLSVNGSVVEVNPGQIVTLK, encoded by the coding sequence ATGAATGTAAGCTATCTATTTCCTGGTGGTAGGTCTAAGGCGCTTACAATGAGCTATGATGACGGACAGGTATATGACAGAAAACTTGTCAGCATATTTAACGAATACGGGATTAAGGGAACTTTCTTTTTAAACTCAGCAAATCTTGGCAAGGATATCTTTGTTCTTCCTGATGAAGTTTCTCAGCTTTATAAAGGACATGAGGTAGCAATACATACAAAAACTCACCCTTTTTTAGACTCAATACCCCTTGAACGTATAATTGAAGAGATTATTGAAGACAGGAAATACTTAGAGCTTCTGGTTGGATCTCCTGTTAAGGGAATGTCATACCCGTATGGAGTTTACAATGAAGAAGTGATAAAGATTATACCCTCGCTTGGCATTGAATATTCACGAACAGTAAATTCAACCTATAACTTTAACATGCCAGCAAACTTTATTGTTTGGAATCCAACCTGCCATCACAAACAAAATCTTCTTGAAATTACAAAAAGATTTTTAGAAATAGAAAATAAAAATCAACTTCAACTTTTGTATGTATGGGGTCACAGTTTTGAGTTTGAGCGAGAAAATAACTGGAAGTTGATTGAAGAGTTTTGCAAGATGGTTTCAAAAACAAATTCTATTTGGTTCGCGACAAATATTGAAATTGTAAGATACATCAAAGCGTTGAGAATGCTTGAGTTTTCTGTAAAAAGAGATATTGTTTATAATCCTTCGGCCATTTCTGTATGGCTTTCTGTAAATGGTAGTGTTGTTGAAGTTAATCCTGGTCAGATTGTTACACTCAAATAG
- a CDS encoding endo-1,4-beta-xylanase: MDRYQHRKSQVLLKITTADGKPLKNVEITVKQIKHKFLFGCAEFSVVPFVNGEFSGELKEKAEMAFEKFVDLFNFATLPFYWGRFEPVRGKPDTQRLKNAAQWLKNAGFVLKGHPLCWHTVTADWLLELTNDQILEAQLMRIRREVRDFAGLIDMWDVINEVVIMPNFRKYDNGITRICRQYGRPGLVKMVFDAAREANPKSILLINDYVVSDAYEILIEALLDKGVKIDAIGIQSHMHQGFWGVEKTQEVLERFSRFGLPLHFTEITLISGKLMPPHIKDLNDYKPESWPSTPEGEERQAMEATLFYKMLFAHPLVEAITWWNFIDTFAWLGAPAGFITKDGRVKPIYNALYNLIKKEWWTGTQQLVTDQDGFVKVSGFMGEGYE; this comes from the coding sequence ATGGATAGATACCAACATCGAAAAAGTCAGGTGTTATTGAAAATTACCACAGCTGATGGTAAACCTTTAAAAAATGTTGAAATCACCGTAAAGCAGATAAAACATAAGTTTTTGTTTGGATGTGCAGAATTTTCAGTTGTTCCTTTTGTAAATGGTGAGTTTTCAGGTGAATTGAAAGAAAAAGCTGAAATGGCTTTTGAAAAATTTGTTGATCTTTTCAACTTTGCCACACTTCCTTTTTACTGGGGCAGGTTTGAACCTGTCAGAGGAAAACCAGATACTCAGCGACTTAAAAACGCTGCTCAGTGGCTAAAAAATGCCGGATTTGTCCTCAAAGGTCATCCGCTTTGCTGGCACACAGTTACTGCAGACTGGCTTTTAGAACTTACAAATGACCAAATTTTAGAAGCCCAGCTTATGAGGATAAGGCGTGAGGTAAGGGACTTTGCCGGTCTTATTGATATGTGGGATGTAATAAATGAGGTTGTCATAATGCCAAACTTTAGAAAATACGATAATGGCATTACAAGAATTTGCAGGCAATACGGCAGACCAGGACTTGTCAAAATGGTCTTTGACGCAGCAAGAGAGGCAAACCCAAAAAGCATTCTGCTTATCAATGACTATGTTGTATCAGATGCCTATGAAATACTGATTGAGGCGTTGCTTGACAAAGGTGTGAAGATTGATGCAATAGGAATACAGTCACATATGCACCAGGGTTTCTGGGGAGTGGAAAAGACTCAGGAAGTGCTTGAAAGGTTTTCACGTTTTGGCCTGCCTCTTCATTTCACAGAAATTACATTAATCTCTGGAAAGCTTATGCCACCGCACATAAAAGACCTCAACGACTACAAGCCTGAAAGCTGGCCATCAACTCCTGAGGGCGAAGAAAGACAGGCAATGGAAGCAACACTTTTCTACAAAATGCTCTTTGCACATCCACTTGTTGAAGCTATTACTTGGTGGAATTTCATTGATACTTTTGCTTGGCTTGGTGCACCAGCTGGATTTATTACAAAAGATGGAAGGGTAAAACCAATTTATAATGCTCTTTATAATCTTATTAAAAAAGAATGGTGGACAGGCACGCAACAGCTTGTCACAGACCAAGATGGTTTTGTGAAGGTATCAGGTTTTATGGGTGAAGGTTATGAATAG
- a CDS encoding RNA-guided endonuclease InsQ/TnpB family protein: protein MKIILKRTEQIQINKNHELWNYCDKVCFAAKNLYNFANYTVRQEFIKSGRWIRYRELDKMLKDHESYKSLPAQTSQQVLRLLDKNWKSFFKAMKEWGKDKSKFLGRPKLPKYKKKDGRAISIFTNQQCKIKNGYLTFPKTELKLKTRITDKLKEVRIIPKGSIYVVEIVYEKEIAKVKRPPKRIAGIDLGLNNFVTLVNNIGIKPIVINGKVIKSINQYYNKKRAQLMSYVGNRGSSKRIEKLTLKRNNRIKDFMHKASRFIVNWCKQHEIDTLVVGYNPNWKQEIELGKVNNQNFASIPFNQFVNMLKYKCEEEEINIIITEESYTSGCSFLDGEEIKEINYNPRRRIKRGLFRSNKGILINADVNSAYNIIRKVFPEAFAEGIEGVGLHPIRLNVA, encoded by the coding sequence TTGAAGATAATACTCAAGAGGACAGAGCAAATACAGATAAACAAGAACCATGAGTTATGGAATTATTGTGATAAAGTGTGTTTTGCAGCAAAGAATTTATACAACTTTGCAAACTACACTGTAAGACAGGAATTTATAAAAAGTGGCAGGTGGATAAGATACAGAGAACTTGACAAAATGTTAAAAGACCATGAGAGTTATAAGAGCCTGCCAGCTCAGACTTCACAGCAAGTGCTAAGACTTCTTGATAAAAACTGGAAGTCATTTTTTAAAGCAATGAAAGAATGGGGCAAAGATAAAAGCAAATTTTTGGGTAGACCTAAATTACCAAAGTATAAGAAAAAAGACGGCAGGGCTATTTCTATTTTTACAAATCAGCAGTGCAAGATTAAAAATGGTTATTTGACTTTTCCGAAGACAGAATTAAAGCTAAAGACAAGGATAACAGACAAATTAAAAGAAGTCAGGATAATACCAAAAGGAAGCATTTATGTAGTTGAAATAGTTTATGAGAAAGAAATAGCCAAGGTAAAAAGACCACCAAAGAGGATAGCAGGTATAGATTTAGGGCTTAATAACTTTGTAACTTTAGTAAATAACATAGGCATAAAGCCTATTGTTATTAATGGCAAAGTTATTAAGTCAATAAATCAGTATTACAACAAGAAAAGAGCACAGCTTATGAGTTATGTAGGCAATAGAGGAAGTAGCAAAAGAATAGAGAAGTTGACTTTAAAGAGGAACAACAGGATTAAGGATTTTATGCACAAAGCAAGCCGTTTTATAGTCAACTGGTGTAAGCAACACGAAATAGACACTCTTGTTGTTGGGTATAATCCAAACTGGAAGCAGGAGATAGAGCTTGGCAAAGTAAATAATCAAAATTTTGCTTCTATACCATTTAATCAGTTTGTAAATATGCTCAAGTATAAGTGTGAAGAAGAAGAGATTAACATAATAATTACAGAGGAGAGCTACACAAGTGGCTGTAGTTTTTTAGATGGAGAAGAAATCAAAGAAATAAATTATAATCCACGTCGAAGAATAAAGAGAGGCTTATTTAGGAGCAACAAAGGGATATTAATAAATGCGGATGTAAACAGTGCGTATAATATTATAAGAAAAGTATTCCCCGAAGCATTTGCTGAGGGGATAGAGGGTGTGGGGTTACACCCAATTAGGTTGAATGTAGCCTAA
- a CDS encoding biotin transporter BioY — MENAKTTYTTKMLILSALFAAIVAACSQVSIPIGPVPFTLQVLAIFFASLILPPKYAFFSLLVYDLLGAVGVPVFAGFTGGLSKFAGPTGGYLMAFPIAAFVTSYINAKKPIKNEVANSILALILGLAIIYVFGFLYLSWAAHMTLKKAFAVGVLPFIIPDIIKLAIAYLIARAVKSRKVLNIA, encoded by the coding sequence ATGGAAAACGCAAAGACCACATACACAACAAAAATGCTTATTTTATCTGCGCTTTTTGCGGCAATAGTTGCTGCATGTAGCCAAGTTTCGATTCCGATTGGACCAGTGCCATTTACCCTTCAGGTTTTAGCAATTTTTTTCGCAAGTTTAATTCTTCCACCAAAATATGCCTTTTTTAGTCTTCTTGTGTATGACCTCTTAGGTGCTGTCGGCGTGCCTGTATTTGCTGGTTTTACAGGTGGATTGTCCAAATTTGCCGGTCCAACTGGCGGTTATTTGATGGCTTTCCCAATCGCAGCGTTTGTTACAAGTTATATAAATGCAAAAAAGCCAATAAAAAATGAGGTAGCAAACTCAATTTTGGCACTTATCTTAGGGCTTGCAATCATCTATGTCTTTGGATTTTTGTATCTGTCATGGGCTGCGCATATGACGCTCAAAAAAGCCTTCGCAGTAGGTGTTCTGCCATTTATAATCCCCGACATTATAAAACTTGCAATTGCATATTTGATTGCCCGCGCAGTAAAAAGTCGCAAAGTGCTGAATATCGCATAG
- the recD2 gene encoding SF1B family DNA helicase RecD2, translating to MQQNIQGMVSDIIYRNLENSYTVFEIICDNEVFTAVGIVPDIAIGEKVSVYGEFYVHPVYGQQLKVSYLEKLLPQTKDEIYLYLSSGVIKGIGQKTAKKIVDTFGDDTARILQQEPEKLLSIRGMTPEKVERIRNMFAFQKFLKDIMSIFSQYGLSQNHAMRLFKLYGFSAISLLHENPYFLLDVFPELDFKKVDRLALDMGVMPDDRRRISAKILNLLTLAANNEGHTCLPENKLKQLCIRTLDLPVEKIEEAIEALAQERRIVKDEVDSQEMVFLYGYYECEKYIADKILSILKEYDDIADIDEKIKQFEEKNCIKFSPNQKKAIKMALTQGVSIITGGPGTGKTTIIKCIIQIFEGEGKKVFLCAPTGRAAKRMQAACERESKTIHRLLEMTVLDTHVIFQRGPNNPLKCDVIVVDEMSMVDSFLMNCLLAATKPTTRIVLVGDKDQLPSVGAGNVLKDLIKSQIVPCATLTEVYRQSENSFIVLNAHRINRGEFPHLQRESDFYFIQKNSQEEILKTVVELVTKKLPNYLSCDPMTDIQVLCPSKKGIVGMYNLNRVLQKYLNPPHPSKKEYAYKENLFRVGDKVMQVKNNYSLEYEIVQGEEKGRTSTGIFNGDIGVVKDIDRAQGVLEILFDDEKLVYYDFSLLDDLELAYAMTVHKSQGSEFRCIVMPIVETYPILMTRNLLYTAVTRAKELVVLVGKKSALEYMIANQKEAMRYSALCDFLLRGQSNMQLQVL from the coding sequence ATGCAGCAAAACATTCAGGGCATGGTAAGTGATATAATCTACAGGAATTTGGAAAATAGCTATACAGTGTTTGAGATAATCTGCGACAATGAGGTATTCACAGCTGTAGGGATAGTTCCAGACATTGCTATTGGGGAAAAGGTAAGCGTGTACGGCGAGTTTTATGTTCATCCTGTTTATGGTCAGCAGCTTAAAGTAAGTTACCTTGAAAAGCTATTGCCACAGACAAAGGATGAGATATATCTTTATCTTTCTTCTGGAGTGATAAAAGGTATCGGGCAAAAGACTGCAAAAAAGATTGTTGATACCTTTGGAGATGACACAGCAAGGATTTTGCAGCAAGAACCAGAAAAGCTTTTGAGTATTCGAGGAATGACTCCTGAAAAGGTTGAACGAATAAGAAACATGTTTGCCTTTCAAAAATTTTTGAAAGATATCATGTCAATCTTTTCACAATATGGGCTTTCACAGAACCATGCAATGCGACTTTTTAAGCTTTATGGATTTTCTGCAATATCACTTTTACATGAAAATCCATATTTCCTTTTAGATGTATTTCCAGAACTTGACTTTAAAAAGGTTGACAGGCTTGCTCTTGACATGGGAGTTATGCCAGATGACAGAAGAAGAATATCTGCCAAGATACTTAATCTTTTGACATTGGCAGCAAATAACGAAGGGCACACCTGTCTGCCAGAAAATAAGCTCAAACAGCTCTGTATCAGAACCCTTGACCTTCCAGTGGAAAAAATAGAAGAGGCAATTGAAGCTTTAGCTCAAGAAAGAAGAATTGTGAAAGATGAGGTTGACTCTCAAGAGATGGTGTTTTTGTACGGCTACTATGAGTGTGAAAAGTATATAGCAGATAAAATTCTCTCAATACTAAAAGAATATGATGACATTGCTGATATAGATGAAAAAATTAAACAGTTTGAAGAAAAAAATTGTATCAAATTTTCGCCAAACCAGAAAAAAGCTATCAAAATGGCTCTGACTCAAGGTGTTAGCATTATAACAGGCGGTCCCGGCACAGGTAAGACCACAATCATAAAATGCATCATTCAGATTTTTGAGGGTGAAGGCAAAAAGGTTTTTCTTTGTGCACCAACCGGAAGAGCTGCAAAGAGGATGCAGGCAGCCTGTGAAAGAGAATCAAAAACAATCCACAGACTTTTAGAGATGACAGTTTTAGACACACATGTTATTTTCCAAAGAGGGCCAAATAATCCTTTAAAATGCGATGTTATCGTGGTTGATGAAATGAGTATGGTAGACAGTTTTCTTATGAACTGTCTTCTTGCTGCGACAAAACCGACAACCAGAATTGTCCTTGTTGGAGACAAAGACCAGCTTCCATCTGTTGGAGCAGGGAATGTTTTAAAAGATCTAATAAAGAGCCAGATTGTTCCTTGCGCAACCTTGACTGAGGTGTATCGCCAGAGCGAAAATAGTTTTATAGTTCTCAACGCGCACAGGATAAACAGAGGTGAATTTCCACACCTTCAAAGAGAGAGCGATTTTTATTTTATTCAGAAAAACTCTCAGGAAGAGATTTTAAAAACTGTAGTTGAGCTTGTGACAAAAAAACTTCCGAACTATCTTTCGTGTGACCCGATGACAGACATTCAAGTTTTGTGCCCTTCCAAAAAGGGAATTGTGGGAATGTACAATCTAAACCGCGTATTGCAAAAGTATCTCAACCCGCCACATCCATCTAAAAAGGAGTATGCTTACAAAGAAAACCTGTTTAGAGTTGGGGACAAGGTTATGCAGGTGAAAAACAACTATTCGCTGGAATATGAGATTGTACAGGGAGAGGAGAAGGGCAGGACCTCAACAGGGATATTCAACGGCGACATTGGAGTTGTAAAGGACATCGACAGGGCTCAAGGTGTTTTGGAAATTTTGTTTGACGATGAAAAGCTTGTGTATTATGACTTTTCGCTACTTGATGATTTAGAACTTGCATATGCCATGACTGTTCATAAATCTCAAGGGTCTGAGTTTCGCTGCATAGTGATGCCCATAGTTGAGACCTACCCCATTTTGATGACAAGAAACCTCCTTTACACTGCCGTAACACGAGCAAAAGAGCTCGTTGTACTGGTGGGTAAAAAAAGCGCATTAGAGTACATGATAGCAAACCAGAAAGAGGCTATGCGATATTCAGCACTTTGCGACTTTTTACTGCGCGGGCAATCAAATATGCAATTGCAAGTTTTATAA